CGGCATCCATCATGATTTCGGAAAACGCACGGATAGATGTCATGGGCGTGCGCAATTCATGGCTGATCTGGCTTAGAAATGCGTCCTTCTGGTCCGACAGGGTTCGCAGTTTTTCATTGGCATCGCGCAATTTGCGCGCGGTTCGTGACAGTTCTTCTGATTTGGCTTCCAGCTGGCTGGAATATTCGATGATCTGCGCAGTTTCTGATGCAACCGCCATCAGATCTTCCACCGAAACAACGGTGGTCCCCACAGTTTGCGAAATCATCGCATGCGCCGTTGCCGCCCCGACAGAGCCGGACATCTTCAATTCCAACCCTTGCAGAAAATCCGGCGTAATATCCGGCAAGAAGCCGTTTTTGCCCTGCGCCTGCGCCTGCGCCCGGAAAAAAGCCTGCCCCGCGCTGGCCCCAAGAATGCGTTGCGCCATGGGCAGCAGATCTTCTGCCTGGGCGACCGGGGTTGTCCAGCTGCGCGCCGGGCCGGGACGGTCAAAAATATTCACGAAAAGCGCGCCCTGAACACGTTCTATCGGGCTGGGGAAACTTAGCAACGAGCCAATGCAAAACGCCAGCGTGTTCAAAGACAACGACCAAAACAGCGCATGCAATAACGGGTCCAGCGTGGTCAGGCCGAACAGGCTGTAGGGGCGCAACCACGATTGCCCGAACAAGCCGTCCTCCATCAACCGGGCAGGCAGCAACACATCCGGCCCGAAGCTGGGCAGGAACAGGGCATAGAACCACAAGAACGTCCCGATACTCAGCCCCAATGCGGCCCCGTTGCGGCTGGCCCCGCGCCAGAACAGCGCGCCCAAAAGTGCGGGAAGCGCCTGTGCAACGCCCACGAATGCCACAAGGCCGATGGCTGCCAGCGCCTCGGACCCGCCGGAAATAATGTAATAGATATAGCCAAGCGCCAGAACCAGCCCGATGGACAAACGGCGCACACTAAGCACCAGCAAGCGCATGTTTCCGGTGTCCAGATTGCGTGCCGCCCGCAGCTTCAGCCACAATGGGACAACAATATGGTTGGAAACCATCGTCGCCAGTGCCAGTGACGCCACAATCACCATGGATGTTGCCGCCGAAAAGCCGCCAAGAAACGACAGCAACGCCAGCCCGTCCTGCCCCAGATGCAAGGGCAGTGTCAGAACGAACATGTCCGGGTTGGCACCTTCGGGCATCAGTTCCATGCCGACCACGGCAATGGGCAGCACAAACAGCGAAATCAGGAACAGATACAGCGGAAAGGCCCAGCTTGCGGTCGCCAGATGCTTGTCGTCAATATTTTCAACAACTGTCACCTGAAACATGCGCGGCAAACAGATGATCGCGATGGCCGACAGCAATATAAGGCCCGTCCAGCGGCCCGGCTGTATGGTCCATTCGGGCAGCGCCTGCGCATCAATCCGCGCCAGAATATCACTTGGGCCTGTGGCCACGAACCAGACCACGAATATGCCCACCGCAATCAGCGCCAACAGCTTGACCACCGCTTCCACGGCAATGGCCGTGACCACGCCGTGATGCTGTTCGTTTGCATCAAGGTTACGGGTGCCGAATGCGATGGTGAAAAATGTAAGCCCCGCCGCCACCCAGAACGCGATAAGATTGCGGTCCGCAGCCAGCGGCGCGCGCCCCTGATCCGAGACGAACACAGTGAACGACAGCGCAATAGATTGCAGCTGAAGCGCGATATAGGGGGTTCCCGCCGCAACACACAAAAGTGTCACAATCACCCCCAGCAGATTGGATTTGCCATACCGCGCAGAAATCAGATCCGCGATTGACGTGACACGGTTTTCACGGCCAATGCGAACCAGTTTTCGCAACAGCACCCACCAGCCCACGAAAACCAGTGTTGGCCCCAGATAGATGGTCATGAATTCCAGCCCCGACCGCGCGGCATACCCGACCGCGCCATAAAACGTCCAGGCCGTGCAATAGACCGATAGCGACAATGTATAGACCAGCGGCGAACGCAACCATTTTGCCCGCCCCTGCTGTGCGCTGCGTTCAGCAGCCGACGCCACAATGAAAAGAAAAATCACATACGCGATACATGTCAGGACAAGCAGGTTGAACGACATCGCTACCTGCCCTCTGGTGTGGCAGGCGCATCAGGGTCGGGTTCATGCGGCGGGGCCAAAGGTGCGACAGGGGGGCGCGGTGGTCCCAATGTGCGCCGCAGCCATAGCGACATGACGAACGCAATCACGATCAAGCTGATCCAGACCAGAAACAGATACACGGCCTCGGCCGCAGTGGGCGGACTATCAGCCCCGGAATCTAGCCGCATCAACGGCAGCAACAGCAAAACCAACCCAATGACGGGAAGCATGCGCGCCGCGTCCATCAGCCGCCGCATCCGGTAGGTGTCACGGGCCAGAAACTGTGTTGTGCGGGACGGCAGTTTCATGAACCCGCCATTTCACGCACTGCCGCCACAACGTCGGAATTGGCAAAAGGTTTGGTCATGAAACGGGTCACCCCCAGACGCTCGGCTTCTTCGCGGTCGGCGGTCTGGCCCTTGGCGGTCAGCATAAGAACCGACATCGCCTGCGTGGCAGGGTCCGCGCGCAAGGCTTTAAGTATGTCAAACCCGCTGACACCGGGCAGCATAAGGTCCAGAATCAGCAAATCAGGTGGATTTGCCTGTAGATCACCAATGGCCGCAACACCGTCAGCGGTGACATCTACATGCCAGCCGTTTCGCGTCAGGATGAACCGTATCGCTTCGGATATGTTAGGTTCGTCTTCGACCACGAGTACGCGCTTGTCCATTCCGGTTCCCCTCCGTCATCGGCGACACTGTTGCGGATGTGGCACCTTGATCCCCGTCACGCATCAGGCCGGTCCGGCCATTCCACATTGCGCGTCGCATAGTGTTCAGGCCACCCTCCCCAGTGGCACCGACTGAAAGTTTTATCCTGCATTCCATGCAGTCTGTCAAAGTCCGATATCACTGCGCTAGGCGAAAGCGACCAGTATCGATGGTTCGCGCCGTGCCGGACAATCCGTCTGTGCGCATGTCCGGCAACTTCCCCCGACAACGACAGAAGGCTGGAGGTCCGGCGCAGACGACGCGGTTTCCGGCACAATCAGCATGGTGGATTGCATGACCGGCGGATAGGCGAAACTGGGCGGCGCGTCAGGCGCACAGATGGCATAGGTTGTGAAACGCCGTCCCAGACGCCCATCTGTGACCAGCGACACACGAAGGGGCCTGCCGGGGCTGTGCTGCGCCTGATACAAGGGCCATAGCGGACACCCGCCCCCAAACCGCGGCATGGGAAACCCGTCAACGGCGCGGCGCAAAACCAATGTGCCGGACCCGTCGCAGACCACCAGTCCGGTTGCGGGCACATCGCGGGTGCGTGCATCATCGGCAGGCAGCATGGCCAGACGCCGCAGAACCTGCTGCAAGGGAACGTTAAACCGCGCGGCCAACACATCAGGCGCAATGCCAAGTTCGGCCAACGCATCAAGAAAGGGATCAAGCGGCAGGGCGCGCGCGTCATCTTGCAGCCGCGTCAGCCACTGCAACGCCAACACGCGCGACGCATCAGATGACAGCTCGACCTGCCCGTCCACCATGTCTGGCAGTTTTGCCGGATGTCCGGCCTCCAGCGCGGGCAGATGAAAGCCCAAACGCGCAAGCCATGCTTCGACTTCTTCTTGTGGTGCGGCCAGCCCGCTTTCGGTATCATCTGCCGCGTCAAGGTAATTGACCAACGCCACAGCCCCTTCGGCCAGACGTTTGGAATCATTCAGGATGTTTTCATGAAACCGTGTCTGCCATTCCGGCGCGATGTCACCACCATCGTTCAGAATTGCTGCGGTGGACTGAACCGATGTGACCGCAGAAATGATTTCATGCAGCGCCGCCCCCAGATAGGGATCATGCGTCATCCGGTCGCTAAGCTGTTCGACAACACGTTCCAGCGTTTCGACACGGGCCTGCGTTTCTGCAAGAACCTTGGCCCAACCGGGAAACCGCCCGGTAAATTCGTCAACCCGTTCCAGATCGACAATATTCGTATCTGTGCGCAGGGCCGCCGCGCGCGCACCTTCCACAAACCGGATGTCACTGTCCTGAACCAGCGCATCCTCGGACACGCCAAGGGCTTGGGCCACAGCATGCAGCAAAGGCGGGCTGACCTTGCGGCGGTTATGTTCAATCAGGTTCATGTAGGAAGGTGACACACCGACCATCTGCGCCAGATCGGACTGGCGCAAACCGCGCAGGTTGCGTCTGGCGCGAATGCGCGTTCCCGTCAGACTGGATTTTGACAATTTACACCCCCTGATGGGACACTTTACAAAACTTTACAAGAATGAGAAGGTAATTTCTGCCCTACCAGCTTGCCACATGCGGGCTTTCCGGAAGCATTCGGGAAAACCACGCTTCACACTGGGGCTACACTACCGTATAAGCTGGCCGGAAACGGGGTGTTCACTGCGCCCTTATCAGTTATGTCAGCATATCGAGGACCATATGGATCAGACCCGCAATGACGCCGATGTAGCCTTTATCAAAGCCCTTGCGGAGCTTCTGAACGACAATGATTTGTCCGAACTTAGCGTAAAGCGCGAATACGGCGACAACGACAGCCTGAATGTGCGTGTGTCAAAAATGGTTGCGCAACAATTTGTCACCGCAGCCCCCGCGCCCCAAAGCGCGCCCGCGCCGGCGTATGCACCACAAGCTGCCGCGTCCGCCGCTGCGGATGCAAGCGCGGCAGCCGATCCAGCCCAGCACCCTGGCGCAGTAACAAGCCCGATGGTCGGCACTGTGTATATGGCCCCGGAACCGGGCAGCGCGAATTTTGTCAGTGTCGGCGATCAGGTCAGCGAAGGTGACACACTGCTGATTATTGAAGCCATGAAAACCATGAACCACATTCCCGCGCCGCGCGCCGGTGTGGTCAAGCGCATTCTGGTCGCAGATGGCAGCCCGGTCGAATATAGCGCGCCGCTGATGATCATTGAATAAGGCGCATGTGATGTTTCAGAAGATCCTTATTGCCAATCGCGGGGAAATCGCACTGCGCGTTATTCGTGCATGCCGTGAAATGGGCATAGTGTCCGTCGCGGTCCATTCTACCGCCGATTCTGATGCAATGCATGTGCGCATGGCAGATGAAGCAATCTGCATCGGCCCGCCCCCGTCGGGCCAAAGCTATCTGTCTGTGCCCGCGATCATATCTGCATGCGAAATTTCGGGGGCGGATGCTATTCACCCCGGCTACGGGTTCCTGTCGGAAAACGCAGCTTTCGTGCAGGTGGTCGAAGATCACGACATCACATTTATCGGGCCGTCGGCGGAACATATCCGCATGATGGGCGACAAGATCACCGCCAAGGAAACCATGAAGGCCCTTGGCGTGCCCTGTGTCCCCGGATCGGATGGCGGGGTCGTGGATTTTGAAACCGCGCAGACGGTGGCCGCCGAAATCGGATACCCTGTCATCATCAAGGCGACGGCGGGCGGTGGCGGGCGCGGCATGAAACAGGCCATGAACGCATCTGAACTGGAATCTGCCTTCCGCACGGCGCGGTCCGAAGCCAAGGCCGCGTTCGGCAATGATGAAGTGTATATCGAAAAATACCTAAGCACGCCGCGCCATATCGAGGTGCAGGTTTTCGGCGATGGCAAGGGAAATGCCGTGCATCTGGGCGAACGCGACTGCTCGCTGCAACGCCGCCACCAGAAGGTTCTGGAAGAAGCCCCCAGCCCCGCCATTGACACAGCCACCCGCGCGCGCATCGGCCAGACCTGCGCCGAGGCTGTGGCCCGCATTGGCTATCGTGGTGCGGGAACGATTGAGTTTCTGTATGAAAATGATGAATTCTACTTCATCGAAATGAACACCCGCCTACAGGTTGAACACCCTGTGACTGAAGCGATTTTTGGTGTCGATCTGGTGCGCGAACAGATTCGCGTGGCGGCAGGGGCTGATTTGTCGTTTTCGCAAGATGAACTTCAGGTTCTGGGTCATGCGATTGAAGTGCGCATCAATGCCGAAAAACTGCCGAATTTCACACCCTGCCCCGGCCGGGTGAACACTTATCACGCGCCCGGTGGCTTGGGCGTGCGGATGGATTCTGCACTGTATTCAGGTTATTCCATCCCGCCCTATTATGACAGCCTGATTGCAAAACTGATCGTGCATGGCCGTGACCGGCCAGAAGCACTGGCGCGGCTGAACCGTGCCTTGGGTGAGTTGATCATCGACGGTGTGGACAGTTCGGTGCCGCTTTTCCGCGCGCTGCTGGAACAAGATGATGTTCAGACAGGGAACTACAACATCCACTGGCTGGAAAAGTTTCTGGCGCAGGCGCTGGACCCGAAATAGTCAAAAATGTCAGGTTCGCAGGCGATTCCGTTCAGGAATGTGCCTGCGCCCAGCGAAATAACATATCCTGCTGCATATTTCGCGCTGTGCGCGCCCAAGCCGCCGTTCCATCGGGGCGGTCCAGATCCCCGCCTGCCACCTGCGCGCGCCGCGACAGGTCCGCCGAGCACATCGCGAATGCCAGATCGCGCCCGCCCGGCTGTGCGACATACCCCCCCAGCGCCGACACGAAATAAAGTGTTCCAGTCTTGGCGCGCACATCAATTCCGGGGTTCGACATGATGTTGCCATTGCCATCGCGCAACGGGTGCTCGCGCAGTAACCCGCGCAGCACGCCTTCCTGCCCTGCACGCCGGAACATGTTGCACAGATCAACCATGGACACACGCGATGCTGCCCCAAGGCCGGAATGGTCCACAAGGCGGGCGCTGGACATGCCATAGCGCGCGCGCGCCCAATCCGACATCTGCGCGGCAGATGCGGCCAGATTGCGTGGCACCGCGCCCGCCTGAACCGTGCTTGCCATCAGCCCCAGCGCTTCGGCTGTGATGTTCGTCGAAAACCGCAACGTGTCGCGCAGCACTTCGGTCAGCACCTTGGAGCGGTGTTCAACCAGCACCTGCCCGCTGGGGGGTGATTGTGTCACCTGTGGCGCGGGCAGTGTCACCCCCTGGCCACTGCCAAGGGCGCGCAGCACTTCGCCTGCGTAAAGTTCGGGATGGCGGACGGGCAGCCAGCGCGACCCGCTATTGCCCAACGCACTGCGCGCAACGGTCCACGAATCCTGCGCCTGTGCGCGGCTGTAAGTATAAAGCGGGCTGCCACGGTTGACGACCTGCATGCGTGCCATCTGCACGGCGGGACGGTGCCTGTCAGACCGCCCGTCCATGGACACGGTGTAATCATTTCCCGCGCGCGTCCAGCCGAAATGAACGCGGTTGAAATTAAGGTTCAGTCCCGAAACGGTGGCATTATACCCTGCCTGCGGCGCCTGATCATTGGCGATCTGCTCGACAAATGGCAGCGCACCACCCCAGACCAGAAAGCGCCCGTCAATGCGCTGAACACCCGCGCCGCGCAAATCAGCAGCCATGCGCGCCAGATCATCCGTGTCCAGCAGTGGATCGCCCCCGCCCGCCAACACCAGATCACCGCGCAGCACCCCATCGGCAATGGTTCCGGTTGTCATCAGCCGTGTGCGGAACTGATAGGCCCCGCCCAGTATTTCCAGCGCATACAGACCGGTCAGGGTTTTTGCCACACTTGCCGGTGGCAAGGGTGTGTTCCCGCCCCGCCCTTCCAGCAGATTTCCACTACCCATATCCATGACCGCATATGACAGGTCGCCGCCAAGACCCGCACGCGATACGATTCTGTCGGCGGGTTGTGCCGGTCTTTGTTGCGGTCGTAATGACCGGTCAGGCGCTTGTGCGCATGCCGGAACCGCGCAAAGTGCGCCCCCACCGACCAGCAGGCGCAACACTCTGCGCCGGTCCCCCTCTGGCCCCCAAGTCATCATACTTTTCCCTGTTACACAGCACAAACAATTCCACCCTGCGCAGACATCCATGTTCTGCACGCAATGATGCAGCTTAACCAATATTTACACGCAAAATAAAGAAATTACCTGCGCTATCGCCCACAAAACAAAGTGTTTTGTAATTGGCAACAATCGACTAGGCCCAAAATCCCGCAGCACGCAACTGCGTCGACGAAATATCGCGCATGGGAATTGTAATGTAGCACCATGCAGGGGCGGGTATGGATGCCAGCGTCATTGCGCGGGCGGGCAGGATACGATTCTTCGCATAAGCGCGCGCCGCAACCGATGACAGGGCGCGGCGTTGCTGGCCGGGGCGCGCAATCACGGCCACAGGCACCGTTTCCATGATCCAGCGCCAGTTTTCCCAATGGTGAAACCCTGCCAGATTATCCGCGCCCATAATCCACACAAATCTGCGGTCCGGATACAGCTGCATCAAGCGGCGTATCGTATCGGCGGTGTAGCGGGTTCCCAGTTGCGCCTCGGCGGTGGTGACCACGACGCGCGGATGCGAGATCAGCGCCTTCGCACGCTCCACCCGTTGTGCCATTGGCGCGGGGCCATTGGCCTTTAGCGGGTTGCCGGGCGATACCAGCCACCACATCCGGTCCAGACCGAAGGCGCGCAGGGCATGCCGCGTGACATGGGCATGCCCGTCATGTGCAGGATCGAACGACCCCCCGAACAGGCCGATGGCAGACCCTTTGGGCGCATGGGGCAGGACATGGCGGGCAGTAGCATTCAAGGCGCAAACCTTATTGTTCAGAAACAACAACTTTGCGACATACGCGCCACGCCGCATAAACACAAGCTGCACGGCACTGCCCGAACACAATATGCAGTGCGGATACGGATAGGGGGTATGGTACCGCCTCCCCGGCTTGAACGGGGGACCTCTGGATCCACAATCCAGCGCTCTAACCAACTGAGCTAAGGCGGCACTGTGGGCGATTTAGCGCCGCTGGCGCGCGAATGCAATAGGGCATGTGCTTGAAAAACCCACGCGCTGCGCGTATCGCAACCCTTACGCCGTTCTGTCTGACCATCCGATAGGGTTCGCAGGCTACGGAACAAGGCACCGCTGGTGTCTTTCGTGCTGACAGTCTGGCTTCAGGATCAGGCATAAACCAAGGGGTGTGCAAAATGGGAATCAATTCCGAAAGCGATATTTCCGCGAATCTTCAAATCGGGCCAACCACCATGGGAATGGTCCGCATCTATGTCGCGGGCGATGGAATCGACCTGCCGCTGGATTTCGACCCTGAAGAGGCCGAAGAAATCGCACAGGAACTGCGCACCGCAGCCGCGGGCGCACGCAAGATGGCTGAGGCCGCGAAGTCAAAGAAAAAGTAACGCTGCCGAAACCGCGCATCGGTGATGGAACCACCCACAAGGACAGGCCCGTCTGGGCGTATCCTTGTGGGTATCTGCTTACTTGGCCTAGATAATCATGATCTGCGCCATTCCTGTGGCGGTCTGATAATTGCAGCGCGCTTCGGTCTGTGTGCCATTCCGGCTGAGTCGCAGTAGCACATCACGTTCTTCCTGTCCGTCGGAACCTGTTGCGCTGCGCGATCCGGCGACCCCAAGAACTTCAAAACCGCGTTCCTGACCTGCGGCAATGCAGGCCTGCTCTGCGCTTGATGTGCCAGTGGTGCCCATGGGCTGGGTGCCGGATTGCGGGGCCGTCGTGGGGGCGGGAATGACCCTGTTCGGCCCGGTTGCCATGGGTGCGCCCAGACATCCGGCCAGAACGAAAACCAACGCAATGCCCCCAGCGGTGCGGGACATACGTTGAAACCGTGCTTGTGTCATACTACTGCTCCAACTTCTGTCAGGTGCCTGCGTGCAACAAATCTTCTGCTGCTGCGCGGGCTGCTTTGGTGATCGTATCACCCGACAGCATTCTTGCAATCTCTTGCACGCGGTCATCGGCGGAAAGCGGCACAACGCGCGACAACGTGATGTCGTTGCAAACCTGCTTTTCAACCCGCCAGTGATGGGCACCAAGGGCGGCAACCTGCGGAGAATGCGTGACAACCAGCACTTGCGACCCTTGCGCCAAGGCCCGCAACCTGCGCCCGACTGCATCGGCAGTAGCTCCGCCCACGCCGCGATCAATTTCATCGAAGATCATGGTGATGCCGGACACGCCGCGCACCAGACAGACCTTCAATGCCAACAAAAAGCGTGACAATTCCCCGCCAGAAGCAATTCGCGACAAAGGGCCAGCCGGTGCGCCGGGGTTGGTCGCCACCTCAAAACTTACGGAATCAACCCCGTCGGGGCCGGGTTCATCAACTTTCAGGACCGTCGTGAACACTGCGCGGTCCAGCTTCAGCGGTGCCAGTTCGCGCGCCATGTCCGTATCAAGGCTTGCCGCAGCCGCTGTGCGGGCCGCACTTAACACGCGGGCTGCATCATCATAGGCGGCGCGCGCATCTTCTTCGGCGCGGGCCAGATCCGCCATCTGGCGCGCGCCATTGTCCAGCACGTCCAGACGCTGGCGCAGCGTGGCTGCAAAATCCCCCAGATCGTCAGGCAAAACCGAATGCTTGCGCGCCAGACCGCGCAGACCAAACAACCGTTCTTCGACAGCTTCCAGTTCCGAGGGGTTTATATCCAGTGCGTCAAGACAGCTTTCAATGCCGTTTTGCGCCTCTCCCAAGGCATCCATGGCGCGGCCAAGTGCCTCAAGCGGTCCGTCAAGGCGACCTTCGACTTCGTCTGCTGCCCCTTCAAGCCAGCGCGTGGCATCGACCAGCATTCGCTCTGCGCCCTCTCCTGACAGGGCGGCAAGGGCGCGGGCTACGTCACCTTTCAGCTTTTGCGCGGCCTGCATCAGGCGGCGGCGGGAATCCAGTGTCGCTTCTTCACCCGGTTCGGGTTCAAGCGCATCCAGTTCCGCAACGGCATGGCGCAGGAAATCTTCCTCGGCTGCGACTTCTGCCAGACGTGCAGCTTCGGCTTCGCGGGCTTTGCGGGCTTTGCGCAATGTGGTCCATGCGCGGCGCGTGGCGGCAATCTGGTCGGACACACCTGCATAGGCATCCAGCAAGTCACGGTGTCCGCGCGGGTTCAATAGCCCGCGATCATCCTGCTGGCCATGCAGTTCAACCAGCGTTTCGGACAGGGCGCGCAGCACCTCGCCGGATGCGCGGCGGTCGTTCACCCACGCGGTCTTGCGTCCGTCGCGGGCATTGACGCGCCGCAGCAACAACGTATCGGACGGCTCGAATCCGGCATCTGCCAGAATGGTTTGTGCGGGATGGTCGGGACCTAGCGCAAATTCGGCAACCACTTCGCCCTGATCGGCACCTTGGCGCACCAGATCAGCACGCCCGCGCCAGCCAAGAACAAACCCCAGACTGTCCAGCAATATGGATTTACCCGCGCCTGTTTCGCCGGTCAGCACGTTCAGACCGGGCTGGAATGCAAGTTCCAGCCGGTCAATGATCAACATGTCCCGAATATCAAGCGACAGCAGCATACGCGCCCCTAGTCCTGAACTGACATGGGCTGTATCAGATCCATTCCCCGCGAACCGCCTGGCGGTAAATCCGGCTTAGCCAGCCTTCACCGCTATCCGCAGGTTGCAGCCCCTGCCCTGTCAGCAGTGCAAAGCTGTCTTGATAGAATGGGTTGGCTTCGAAGTTATACCCAAGGATCGCCGCCGCGGTTTGCGCTTCGCCGCGCAGACCAAGCGACAAATACGCCTCGGCCAGACGATGCAGGGCTTCTGGTGTGTGGGTTGATGTCTGGAAATCCTCGACCACGACACGGAAGCGGTTGATCGCGGCGTTATAGTTTCCGCGTTTCAGATAATACCGCCCGATTTCCATTTCCTTGGCGGCCAGATGGTCAAACGCCAGTTCAAACTTCAGCACCGCAGAACGGGCATAATCCGTATCGGGATAATCCTCGATCACGCGGCGCAGATGTTGCAGGGCCTGAAAGGTGACACCCTGATCACGGCCAACCTCATCGACCTGATCATAGAAGGACAATGCAAGCAGATATGCGGCATAGGGCGCTTCTTCATCATTTGGATACATATCCAGAAAACGTTGGGCGGCAGCGCGGCTTTCTTCATATTCGCGCGCGCGGTGGTGGCCATAAGCCTGCAT
Above is a window of Roseinatronobacter sp. S2 DNA encoding:
- the recN gene encoding DNA repair protein RecN; protein product: MLLSLDIRDMLIIDRLELAFQPGLNVLTGETGAGKSILLDSLGFVLGWRGRADLVRQGADQGEVVAEFALGPDHPAQTILADAGFEPSDTLLLRRVNARDGRKTAWVNDRRASGEVLRALSETLVELHGQQDDRGLLNPRGHRDLLDAYAGVSDQIAATRRAWTTLRKARKAREAEAARLAEVAAEEDFLRHAVAELDALEPEPGEEATLDSRRRLMQAAQKLKGDVARALAALSGEGAERMLVDATRWLEGAADEVEGRLDGPLEALGRAMDALGEAQNGIESCLDALDINPSELEAVEERLFGLRGLARKHSVLPDDLGDFAATLRQRLDVLDNGARQMADLARAEEDARAAYDDAARVLSAARTAAAASLDTDMARELAPLKLDRAVFTTVLKVDEPGPDGVDSVSFEVATNPGAPAGPLSRIASGGELSRFLLALKVCLVRGVSGITMIFDEIDRGVGGATADAVGRRLRALAQGSQVLVVTHSPQVAALGAHHWRVEKQVCNDITLSRVVPLSADDRVQEIARMLSGDTITKAARAAAEDLLHAGT
- a CDS encoding outer membrane protein assembly factor BamD; this translates as MISRASFRGFAIGIAVLAALGACNRNTGPDESLSGFTAEEIYQRGEYELETSRRVSGSLRYFQEIERLYPYTEWARRALIMQAYGHHRAREYEESRAAAQRFLDMYPNDEEAPYAAYLLALSFYDQVDEVGRDQGVTFQALQHLRRVIEDYPDTDYARSAVLKFELAFDHLAAKEMEIGRYYLKRGNYNAAINRFRVVVEDFQTSTHTPEALHRLAEAYLSLGLRGEAQTAAAILGYNFEANPFYQDSFALLTGQGLQPADSGEGWLSRIYRQAVRGEWI